A single genomic interval of uncultured Desulfobulbus sp. harbors:
- a CDS encoding methyl-accepting chemotaxis protein — protein MKLRIHSIQFKLLATGILSVILPLAILGFFAVTRSSSALMDLSKEKAQTMAVDLADLVTHLLRSELEVSRSLAANDSINEAMASLSSGIGANRTEMLRDLQAKLKHELTRVNEGNHYQGLYVADSEGQILTGILDNGEEYTRLSIAQNDDFLRAKSSGKAALGEMIRSQATSKLIVPISAPIFSEQHKFLGTVGLVLKADYFTELIPQKKSGETGYAYMVNRQGILIAHPKAEFLLSKNLAKEPEMEEIMAQMLGGKVGVEEYVFTGIHKIAGFAPVGYNGWSIAFTQNSAEFLATARQLRNVTLIVAGCALGIVTILLLTSIRKIVRPINAAVSGLKDIAQGEGDLTMRLMVQSKDEVGELATWFNLFIEKLQQIIRDVAAGVHTVASSSTELSQISEQMNQGAQMASDKSNTVASAAEEMSANMNNVAAAMEQSTTNTNIVATASEEMSSTIGEIAQHAEKARTISDNAAKRAHEASSNINELGESAKSIGKVIETITEISEQVNLLALNATIEAARAGDAGRGFAVVANEIKELAKQTAAATYDIKDKVGSIQGTTAKTVQQISEINAVIIDVNEVVSSIATAVEEQSAATQEIASNVNQMSQGISEVNENVNQSSMVATDIAKEIIDVSTIAGEMFTNSAQVSESAHGLSAMAEQLNQLVGQFKTEDNGSSRYGHEKIGNAAKASVQPLHTRRPAHT, from the coding sequence ATGAAGCTACGCATCCATTCCATTCAATTCAAACTGTTGGCCACGGGTATCTTGTCTGTGATCTTGCCGCTGGCAATTCTCGGTTTTTTTGCGGTGACCAGGTCGTCGTCGGCGCTCATGGATCTTTCCAAAGAAAAAGCGCAAACTATGGCTGTGGATCTCGCCGACCTTGTCACCCATCTGCTCAGGAGCGAACTCGAAGTCTCCCGCTCCCTGGCCGCCAATGATTCGATCAACGAGGCGATGGCATCCCTGTCCAGCGGCATCGGTGCCAACCGCACCGAGATGCTTCGCGATCTCCAGGCGAAGTTGAAGCACGAGTTGACACGCGTCAATGAGGGCAACCATTACCAGGGTCTGTATGTCGCCGACAGCGAAGGCCAGATCCTCACCGGCATCCTGGACAACGGCGAGGAATACACCCGGCTCTCGATCGCGCAAAACGATGATTTCCTCCGCGCCAAGAGTTCGGGCAAGGCCGCTTTGGGGGAGATGATCCGCTCCCAGGCCACCTCAAAGCTCATCGTCCCAATCTCGGCCCCGATCTTTTCCGAGCAGCATAAGTTTCTCGGCACGGTTGGCCTGGTCCTCAAGGCCGACTACTTCACCGAGCTCATTCCCCAGAAGAAATCCGGTGAAACCGGCTACGCCTATATGGTCAATCGACAGGGCATCCTCATCGCCCATCCCAAGGCCGAGTTTCTCCTGAGCAAGAACCTGGCCAAGGAGCCGGAGATGGAGGAGATCATGGCGCAAATGCTCGGCGGCAAGGTGGGGGTCGAGGAGTATGTGTTCACCGGCATTCATAAGATCGCCGGCTTCGCGCCCGTGGGCTACAACGGCTGGTCGATCGCCTTCACCCAAAATTCCGCCGAATTTCTCGCCACCGCCCGTCAACTGCGCAACGTCACCCTGATCGTTGCCGGTTGTGCCTTGGGTATTGTCACCATCCTGTTGTTGACCTCGATTCGCAAGATTGTCCGCCCGATCAACGCCGCGGTCTCCGGTCTCAAGGACATCGCCCAGGGCGAGGGTGATCTGACCATGCGTCTGATGGTGCAGTCCAAGGATGAGGTGGGCGAGCTGGCCACCTGGTTCAACCTCTTTATTGAAAAGTTGCAGCAGATCATCCGCGATGTCGCAGCCGGGGTGCATACGGTTGCCTCGTCCTCCACCGAGCTTTCCCAAATTTCCGAGCAGATGAATCAGGGGGCGCAGATGGCCTCGGATAAGTCCAACACCGTGGCCTCCGCCGCGGAGGAGATGAGCGCCAACATGAACAATGTGGCCGCGGCCATGGAGCAGTCGACCACCAACACCAACATCGTGGCCACCGCCTCGGAGGAGATGTCCTCCACCATCGGCGAGATCGCCCAGCACGCGGAAAAGGCGCGGACCATCTCCGACAATGCCGCCAAACGGGCCCATGAGGCCTCAAGCAACATCAACGAGTTGGGAGAATCCGCCAAGTCCATCGGCAAGGTCATCGAGACCATCACCGAGATCTCCGAGCAGGTCAATCTCCTGGCGCTCAATGCCACCATCGAGGCCGCCCGGGCAGGAGATGCTGGACGAGGGTTTGCGGTTGTCGCCAATGAGATCAAGGAACTGGCCAAGCAGACCGCCGCCGCCACCTACGACATCAAGGACAAGGTCGGCTCCATTCAGGGAACCACGGCCAAGACCGTACAGCAGATCTCGGAGATCAATGCCGTGATCATCGATGTCAACGAGGTGGTCAGTTCCATTGCCACCGCGGTCGAGGAGCAGAGTGCCGCCACCCAGGAGATCGCCAGCAACGTCAATCAGATGTCCCAGGGAATCAGCGAGGTCAACGAGAACGTCAATCAGAGTTCGATGGTGGCCACCGATATCGCCAAGGAGATCATCGACGTCAGCACCATTGCCGGCGAGATGTTCACCAACAGCGCCCAGGTCAGCGAAAGCGCCCATGGTCTCTCAGCCATGGCCGAACAGCTGAACCAGCTGGTGGGTCAGTTCAAGACCGAGGACAACGGCAGCAGCCGGTATGGCCATGAAAAGATCGGGAACGCTGCAAAGGCATCGGTACAACCCCTGCATACTCGCCGACCGGCGCATACATAA
- a CDS encoding cache domain-containing protein, protein MKPSLSRKLLVPILLLITVGLVTTLAVTYFSARQATLAESGQRLQRETRLAAQLIDNWFQARQVDLSLWAQEESLIDLVRDNAYVENRGGKAGRFLATQHGAHPYLEGIFVADARGNVLAFSTQAAQPLVTIHLKDRLYFVETLSGKQVFSPLILSKISGNPVFVVTAPLKVGENIKGVIGGVVNFAAFSRLFIENFKAQENRSVFLGDTRGNILTGARLELATLPPSLVEGVAAAPLQVERLSLDNQEQLLCGQRLTYTNWFIAISRPVDAVLQRINKAGQLSALLAALVLASISFVVLHLFHRQLNIRIQAITRVMGLVKQGDLSCRIDQLPGQADELGDLAGSFNRMVSQLEGTISLLNREIQMRKDSEEILSYHQQNLETIIAERSRALEEEIIGRKMMEERLARSEKLEMIGTLAGGVAHDLNNILSGIVTYPDLLLLKLPEDSPCIGPLHTIKRTGERAAAIVQDLLSLSGHRCLKKVPLVLKDLLDGCLASKEYRELLAEFPHLTLRCEVAADLPPIMGAAGALSMALLHLLSFAARMTEKEGGEVAFFAQERTLLQPLQAYEQIEAGHYCVLTMRYSGRSLAPEHQARIFEPFYTSKKLRLPGTGLEMAVILGTIKDHHGSIDLNIEDQGNACFSLYFPCNHHTGEEDAANRKK, encoded by the coding sequence ATGAAACCGAGCCTGAGCCGCAAACTCCTTGTCCCCATCCTGCTGCTGATTACCGTTGGCCTGGTGACCACCCTGGCGGTCACCTACTTCAGCGCCAGACAGGCTACCCTCGCGGAATCGGGGCAGCGCCTGCAACGGGAGACCAGGCTTGCGGCACAACTCATCGACAACTGGTTTCAGGCCCGCCAGGTCGATCTCAGCCTCTGGGCTCAGGAAGAGAGCCTGATCGACCTGGTGCGGGACAATGCCTATGTGGAAAACCGCGGCGGGAAGGCAGGCCGCTTTCTCGCCACCCAGCACGGCGCCCACCCCTATCTGGAGGGGATCTTTGTCGCCGACGCCAGGGGCAATGTCCTTGCCTTTTCCACCCAGGCAGCCCAACCGCTGGTCACCATCCACCTCAAGGACCGCCTCTACTTTGTTGAAACCCTGAGCGGCAAGCAGGTGTTCTCGCCGCTTATCCTCAGCAAGATCAGCGGCAATCCGGTCTTCGTGGTCACCGCGCCGCTCAAGGTCGGCGAGAACATCAAGGGCGTCATTGGTGGCGTGGTCAATTTCGCGGCCTTCAGCCGCCTCTTCATCGAAAATTTCAAGGCGCAGGAAAACAGGTCCGTTTTCCTCGGCGACACGCGGGGCAACATCCTCACCGGCGCGCGGCTGGAGCTGGCCACGCTGCCCCCCTCCCTGGTGGAGGGAGTGGCCGCCGCTCCCCTCCAGGTGGAAAGACTCTCTCTTGACAATCAGGAGCAACTGCTCTGCGGGCAACGCTTAACCTACACCAACTGGTTCATCGCCATCAGCCGGCCAGTGGACGCGGTCCTGCAGCGAATCAACAAGGCTGGCCAACTCAGCGCCCTGCTCGCCGCGCTCGTCCTGGCATCCATTTCCTTTGTCGTTTTGCACCTCTTTCACCGTCAGCTCAATATCCGCATCCAGGCCATTACCCGGGTCATGGGCCTGGTCAAACAGGGCGACCTCAGCTGTCGTATTGACCAGCTTCCCGGGCAAGCTGATGAGCTCGGCGATCTGGCGGGTTCGTTCAACCGGATGGTGAGCCAGCTGGAGGGGACCATCTCCCTCTTGAACCGCGAGATCCAGATGCGCAAGGATTCCGAGGAGATACTTTCCTATCACCAGCAGAACCTGGAAACCATCATTGCCGAACGCAGTCGTGCCCTGGAAGAGGAAATCATTGGGCGGAAGATGATGGAAGAACGATTGGCCCGCTCGGAAAAACTGGAAATGATCGGCACGCTTGCCGGTGGCGTGGCCCATGATCTCAACAATATCCTCTCGGGCATCGTCACCTACCCGGACCTGCTGTTGCTCAAACTGCCCGAGGACAGCCCATGTATTGGCCCCCTGCACACCATCAAGCGGACCGGGGAAAGGGCCGCGGCCATCGTCCAGGATCTCCTCTCGCTTTCCGGGCACAGGTGCCTCAAAAAAGTACCGCTTGTGCTCAAGGACCTTTTGGATGGATGCCTGGCGAGCAAGGAATATCGGGAGCTGCTTGCAGAGTTTCCCCACCTGACACTCAGATGCGAGGTGGCCGCGGATCTCCCCCCCATCATGGGGGCTGCCGGCGCCCTGTCCATGGCCCTGCTTCACCTGCTAAGCTTTGCGGCCAGAATGACTGAAAAAGAAGGGGGCGAGGTGGCGTTCTTCGCTCAAGAACGGACCCTGCTCCAGCCGCTCCAGGCCTATGAACAGATCGAGGCCGGTCACTACTGCGTACTGACCATGCGGTATTCGGGGCGAAGCCTTGCGCCGGAACACCAGGCACGAATTTTCGAACCCTTCTATACCAGTAAAAAACTGCGTCTGCCGGGGACCGGCCTGGAGATGGCCGTCATTCTCGGCACGATCAAGGATCACCACGGTTCTATTGACCTCAACATCGAGGACCAGGGCAACGCATGCTTCAGCCTCTATTTTCCCTGCAATCATCACACGGGCGAGGAGGACGCAGCAAACAGAAAGAAGTGA
- a CDS encoding ATP-binding protein has protein sequence MNQLNDDHDVLKTSLPSPTPKTRLHMGIRDKLIAIFIVIKVLPLIALALFAARQIGELGTTFKQNSNAMVTDTKALVNQTGTMATERSIVALDLKARESIERLTTEIAASVADFLKARDQDILLAADLPVQAKAYRRFLDVHQRKVIDHPPWRLSEDGSHWQPAMPAQATMPQVDPGSADNKKDFHYAPPHTAVASRLQPLYHEMTFVDLKGQEQIKVSATSLLPGERRDISQRRNTWCGAETYFKDLEQLGPGEVYVSQVIGPYLPSPIIGPYTPARAAKAGVPFAPEQAGYAGKENPVGKRFQGIIRWATPVYNGTRKTGYVTLALDHTHMMEFTDHVVPTTQRFSDISDAGSGNYAFMWDDQGRNISHPRDYFIVGFDPKTGEQAVPWLSNELEPLWSQSDGSFAHFQQLAPTFHQQTLEKNPIAALTKAGMLGLDCRYLNFAPQCSGWYSLTQHGGSGSFLIFWSKLWKLTTAAAIPYHTGRYNTLRGFGVVTIGANVDEFHSAANETAAEIKKITTEYESNLEHRLSTTLSGIEQRLRSTITNLSLSTGIMIALVIMIAVWMAATLTRKITTIIKGVKDFQGGALETRLKVESRDELGELAEALNEMANQLQQSVIALEAAKERAEQSDKAKSLFLANMSHEIRTPMNAIIGMSHLAMQVDEEKKRARFLKTVYESAQSLLGLLNDILDFSKMEAGQLKLAPLPFSLRRLVGSIIATLNLPAMEKGLKLQVQIDPQLPEVLIGDDMRLRQILINLVGNAIKFTHEGTITLSVERSSAPPENPQLIGLHFAIIDTGIGIPSEKLSLIFKSFEQVDSSYARQYGGAGLGLAICSQLVGLMGGRIWAESREQHGSTFHIELALPFSQKKINASPLDTAKDPAPALQGLRILVVDDNEVNRDVAGMILSREHTVSTATNGMEALVVLAEQEIDVILMDVQMPLMDGLAATRAIRSLEQGKSVPVHLPEALRSVLSRKLRGGHLPIVAMTAHAMGGDRDRCLQEGMDDYLTKPFQPDQLHAILVELLTGRTTGMTRTRSAQAVIPSPTTSSVSRREAIRTHLEVTTGLAPEQIEKIFAAALRSIQNGIDRVCDAQQRGDLEDLGNAAHTLKGTLLQCGLDSWAAKAQDIHSGVRNQKPLPFAAMVAELQQGLGQLMTD, from the coding sequence ATGAACCAGCTCAACGACGATCACGACGTTCTGAAAACCTCCCTGCCCTCCCCTACGCCCAAGACGCGTCTTCACATGGGCATTCGCGACAAGCTGATAGCCATTTTTATCGTTATCAAGGTTCTTCCCCTGATAGCCCTGGCCCTCTTTGCCGCCCGCCAGATCGGAGAGCTGGGAACCACGTTCAAACAGAATTCCAACGCCATGGTGACCGATACCAAGGCCCTGGTCAACCAGACCGGGACCATGGCCACGGAACGGTCCATCGTCGCCCTTGACCTCAAGGCACGCGAAAGCATCGAACGGTTGACCACCGAAATTGCCGCTTCGGTGGCCGATTTCCTCAAGGCAAGGGACCAGGATATCCTCCTTGCCGCCGACCTGCCGGTGCAGGCCAAGGCCTACCGCCGTTTTCTCGATGTCCACCAACGCAAGGTGATCGATCACCCCCCCTGGCGGCTCAGCGAGGACGGCAGCCATTGGCAACCGGCGATGCCCGCCCAGGCAACCATGCCCCAGGTCGATCCCGGCTCTGCGGACAACAAAAAAGATTTCCACTATGCGCCCCCGCATACGGCAGTAGCATCCCGCCTCCAACCGCTCTATCATGAAATGACCTTTGTCGATCTGAAAGGCCAGGAACAGATCAAGGTCTCCGCCACCTCCCTCTTGCCCGGCGAACGCCGTGACATCAGCCAGCGCCGCAACACCTGGTGCGGTGCGGAAACCTACTTCAAGGACCTGGAACAACTCGGCCCCGGCGAGGTGTACGTTTCCCAGGTCATCGGGCCCTATCTGCCTTCTCCGATCATCGGCCCCTACACTCCGGCAAGGGCTGCAAAGGCGGGTGTTCCCTTTGCCCCGGAGCAGGCAGGCTACGCCGGCAAGGAAAATCCGGTGGGCAAGCGGTTTCAGGGCATCATCCGCTGGGCTACGCCGGTGTATAACGGTACCCGTAAAACCGGCTATGTCACCCTGGCCCTTGATCACACCCATATGATGGAGTTCACCGACCATGTGGTACCGACCACCCAGCGTTTTTCCGATATCTCCGATGCCGGTTCGGGCAACTACGCCTTCATGTGGGATGACCAAGGCCGCAACATTTCCCATCCCCGGGATTATTTCATCGTCGGCTTTGATCCGAAAACCGGCGAGCAGGCCGTGCCGTGGCTGAGCAACGAGCTGGAACCGCTCTGGAGCCAAAGTGACGGTTCTTTTGCCCATTTCCAGCAGCTGGCCCCCACCTTTCATCAGCAGACCCTGGAGAAAAACCCCATCGCCGCCCTCACCAAGGCCGGAATGCTGGGGCTCGACTGCCGCTACCTCAACTTCGCCCCCCAGTGCAGCGGGTGGTACAGCCTGACCCAGCACGGTGGCTCGGGCTCCTTTCTCATCTTCTGGAGCAAGCTGTGGAAGCTGACCACCGCCGCCGCCATCCCCTATCATACCGGCCGCTACAACACCCTTCGCGGATTCGGCGTGGTCACCATCGGCGCCAATGTGGATGAGTTCCACAGTGCGGCCAATGAAACCGCCGCCGAGATCAAGAAAATCACCACCGAATACGAGAGCAATCTGGAGCATCGGCTCAGCACCACCCTCAGCGGCATCGAACAGCGGCTGCGCTCCACCATCACCAACCTCAGCCTCTCCACCGGCATCATGATCGCCCTGGTGATCATGATCGCAGTCTGGATGGCCGCCACGCTCACCCGCAAAATCACGACCATCATCAAGGGGGTCAAGGATTTCCAGGGAGGTGCGCTCGAGACCAGACTCAAGGTGGAGAGCCGGGACGAACTGGGTGAACTGGCCGAAGCGCTCAACGAAATGGCCAATCAGCTGCAGCAATCGGTCATCGCCCTTGAGGCGGCCAAGGAACGGGCCGAGCAGTCGGACAAGGCAAAAAGCCTGTTTCTGGCCAACATGAGTCATGAAATCCGTACGCCGATGAATGCCATCATCGGAATGAGCCACCTGGCCATGCAGGTCGATGAGGAGAAAAAACGGGCTCGTTTTCTCAAGACCGTCTACGAGTCGGCCCAAAGCCTGCTTGGCTTGCTCAACGATATTCTCGATTTTTCCAAGATGGAAGCCGGGCAGCTGAAACTGGCTCCTCTGCCCTTTTCCCTGCGGCGTCTCGTAGGCTCCATCATTGCCACGCTGAATCTCCCCGCCATGGAAAAAGGCCTCAAATTGCAGGTCCAGATCGATCCCCAGCTGCCGGAGGTCCTGATCGGTGACGATATGCGCCTACGCCAGATATTGATCAACCTGGTCGGTAACGCCATCAAATTCACCCACGAGGGCACCATCACCCTCAGTGTGGAAAGGAGCAGTGCACCACCGGAAAATCCCCAACTCATCGGGCTCCACTTCGCCATCATTGATACCGGCATAGGCATTCCCTCGGAAAAACTTTCGCTTATCTTCAAGAGCTTTGAACAGGTCGACAGCTCCTATGCCCGCCAGTACGGAGGGGCCGGGCTTGGCCTGGCGATCTGCAGCCAACTGGTCGGCCTCATGGGGGGACGGATCTGGGCGGAAAGCCGAGAGCAGCACGGCAGCACCTTCCATATCGAACTGGCACTGCCTTTCTCGCAGAAAAAAATCAATGCATCCCCCCTCGATACGGCCAAGGACCCGGCTCCTGCCCTGCAAGGGCTGCGGATTCTGGTGGTTGACGACAACGAGGTCAACCGCGACGTCGCCGGCATGATCCTCTCCCGCGAGCATACGGTGAGCACCGCGACCAACGGTATGGAAGCCCTGGTGGTGCTGGCTGAACAGGAAATCGACGTTATCCTCATGGATGTACAGATGCCCCTCATGGATGGACTGGCCGCCACCCGGGCCATCCGCAGCCTGGAACAGGGAAAGAGCGTCCCGGTTCACCTGCCCGAGGCCCTGCGGTCGGTCCTTTCCCGCAAGCTGCGCGGCGGTCATCTGCCGATCGTGGCCATGACCGCCCATGCCATGGGGGGCGACCGTGATCGCTGCCTGCAAGAAGGCATGGACGACTATCTGACCAAGCCCTTCCAACCCGATCAGCTGCATGCTATTCTGGTCGAGTTGCTCACCGGCCGCACCACCGGAATGACACGGACACGATCAGCCCAAGCAGTGATCCCGTCCCCAACGACCAGTTCTGTTTCCCGGCGGGAGGCCATTCGCACCCATCTGGAGGTCACGACCGGGCTTGCGCCGGAACAGATCGAGAAAATATTTGCCGCAGCCCTTCGTTCCATTCAAAACGGCATAGACCGGGTCTGCGATGCGCAACAGCGCGGTGATCTGGAAGACCTGGGCAATGCCGCCCACACTCTCAAGGGAACCCTGCTCCAGTGCGGACTCGACAGCTGGGCCGCAAAGGCCCAGGATATCCACAGCGGCGTCCGCAACCAAAAGCCCTTGCCCTTTGCTGCAATGGTGGCGGAATTACAGCAGGGCCTGGGGCAGCTGATGACGGACTAA
- a CDS encoding sigma-54 dependent transcriptional regulator gives MGKIAIIDDDAVFRVLLKEHCANLGHQTRTAANISEGKNLLTEDSVDLVFLDVSLPDGNGLDALPFIQALPCSPEVIIITGMGDANGAELAIKNGAWDYLQKPLSRQEVLLHIRRAMEYHEKKLQRTSQISLKRDEIVGKSKAISACLDRVAFCATTETGVLITGETGTGKGLFARAIHANSTRAKGPFVVVDCTSLPENLVESILFGHVKGAFTGANSESKGLIEQADGGTLFLDEVGELPQEIQKSFLRVLQDRVYRPVGKDREQQSNFRLVAATNRDLKKMVDEGTFRKDLYFRLNTFNIHLPPLRDREKDVEKLAMSFVFSLCRRNRLPIKGVVPETLEVLSAYPWPGNVRELENTLEKAILADPNDPVLYPIHLPPDIRLPRIRSRVQAKVSEGGEPAADGQIGTSALPLPERLLPFKEYRRRLTQDIERHYLQLLLQESEGDIARACTISGLSRSRLYDLLKIHGLTNSPDSRPE, from the coding sequence ATGGGAAAAATTGCCATCATCGACGATGACGCTGTCTTTCGGGTTCTCCTCAAGGAACACTGTGCCAACCTTGGCCACCAGACCAGGACAGCGGCGAACATCAGCGAAGGGAAAAATCTCCTGACCGAAGACTCGGTTGATCTGGTCTTTCTCGATGTCAGCCTGCCCGACGGCAACGGTCTCGATGCCCTGCCCTTTATTCAGGCCCTGCCCTGCTCGCCGGAGGTCATTATCATCACCGGCATGGGTGATGCCAACGGGGCGGAACTCGCCATCAAAAACGGGGCCTGGGACTACCTCCAGAAACCCCTGAGCCGGCAGGAGGTGCTGCTCCATATCCGCCGGGCCATGGAGTACCACGAAAAGAAACTCCAACGAACCTCGCAGATCAGCCTGAAACGCGATGAAATCGTCGGCAAGAGCAAGGCGATCTCCGCCTGCCTCGACCGGGTCGCCTTCTGCGCGACCACCGAGACCGGGGTGTTGATCACCGGCGAAACCGGCACCGGCAAGGGGCTCTTTGCCCGGGCCATCCACGCCAACAGCACCCGCGCCAAGGGCCCCTTTGTGGTGGTTGACTGTACCAGTCTCCCGGAAAACCTGGTGGAATCCATCCTTTTTGGCCACGTCAAGGGCGCGTTCACCGGGGCCAACAGCGAGAGCAAGGGGCTTATCGAACAGGCAGACGGAGGCACCCTCTTTCTCGATGAGGTGGGCGAGTTGCCGCAGGAAATCCAAAAAAGTTTTCTCCGGGTGCTCCAGGATCGGGTCTATCGCCCCGTGGGCAAGGACCGGGAGCAGCAAAGCAACTTCCGCCTGGTGGCCGCCACCAACCGCGACCTCAAAAAGATGGTGGACGAGGGAACCTTTCGCAAGGACCTCTATTTTCGTCTCAACACCTTCAATATCCACCTCCCCCCCCTTCGCGACCGGGAAAAGGATGTGGAAAAACTGGCGATGAGTTTTGTGTTCTCCCTCTGCCGCCGCAACCGGTTGCCGATCAAGGGCGTGGTCCCGGAAACCCTGGAGGTATTGTCTGCCTACCCCTGGCCGGGCAATGTGCGGGAGTTGGAGAACACCCTTGAAAAGGCAATTCTCGCCGATCCCAACGATCCGGTGCTCTACCCCATCCACCTGCCTCCGGACATCCGCCTCCCGCGCATTCGTTCCCGGGTGCAGGCAAAGGTCTCCGAGGGAGGCGAGCCCGCGGCCGATGGACAGATCGGCACCTCTGCCCTGCCCCTGCCCGAACGGTTGCTCCCCTTCAAAGAGTACCGGCGCAGGCTGACCCAGGACATCGAGCGTCACTATCTCCAGCTGCTCCTCCAGGAAAGCGAGGGGGATATCGCCCGTGCCTGTACCATTTCGGGCCTGAGCCGCTCCCGCCTCTATGACCTGCTCAAGATTCACGGCCTCACCAACTCCCCCGATTCCCGTCCGGAATAA